The Vibrio chagasii genome includes a region encoding these proteins:
- the menE gene encoding o-succinylbenzoate--CoA ligase, producing MMRPQSNHHPLWVQWAQQNPHQTAFVTPNYAYTWLQVVALVSDYQQQLSEQGLSEGDVLTIVGKNQVEVIPVYLAALNLGVLCAFTMPQPSARLTQKLESLYKPSARRYLWLLESSGLNQSNLAEPNTPLLTLPCLSDLNVDKKLNVDDKLAATLELSCFSPQNLASIVFTSGSTGNPKAVAHTLEQHLYSASGLLDAFQFKGSDTWLLSLPMYHVSGLAIVHRWLVAGGCIKMGIGQLESDIKGCSHASLVATQLHRISKSKQALTLTHVLLGGSHIPEALGLEAQQMGIETWLGYGMTEAASTVTAKPVDASSTAGFLLNHRQLKIENQRIYIGGNTLASGYYYQGTLTPLMDENGWFDSKDLGQWDGEQVSIIGRADNQFISGGENIHCEEIERALSQLPEVKQAFIIPVEDSEFGFRPVAIIDCDEMPSKVWFAEQLQGSLERFKFPIDYYRMPEQEQLGIKVSRAGLAQWLLQHKKSK from the coding sequence ATGATGCGCCCACAATCTAACCATCACCCGCTCTGGGTACAGTGGGCGCAGCAGAACCCACATCAAACAGCATTCGTTACTCCAAACTACGCTTATACTTGGCTGCAAGTTGTGGCGTTAGTGAGTGATTACCAACAACAGTTATCTGAACAGGGCCTCTCGGAAGGCGATGTGTTGACCATTGTTGGTAAGAACCAAGTCGAAGTGATCCCCGTTTATCTAGCGGCACTGAACCTAGGCGTGCTTTGCGCATTCACCATGCCTCAACCTTCAGCTCGCTTAACGCAAAAGCTTGAATCGCTTTATAAGCCGTCGGCTAGACGTTATTTATGGTTGCTAGAGAGCAGTGGTTTAAATCAATCAAACCTTGCTGAACCAAACACTCCGTTACTTACATTGCCTTGTTTGAGTGATTTGAATGTTGATAAAAAACTGAATGTTGATGACAAACTAGCAGCAACGTTAGAACTTTCCTGTTTCAGTCCTCAAAACCTCGCGAGTATCGTATTTACTTCAGGTTCTACCGGAAACCCTAAAGCGGTGGCTCACACACTTGAGCAGCACCTATATTCAGCTTCCGGATTACTGGATGCCTTCCAATTTAAAGGCAGTGATACTTGGCTACTGAGTTTACCTATGTACCATGTGTCGGGGCTGGCGATTGTTCATCGTTGGCTCGTTGCTGGTGGCTGTATAAAAATGGGCATTGGTCAGCTTGAATCCGATATCAAGGGCTGTAGTCATGCTTCGTTGGTCGCTACTCAGTTACATAGGATATCAAAGAGTAAGCAAGCACTTACTTTAACTCATGTGCTGTTAGGTGGGAGCCATATTCCAGAAGCGCTTGGTCTTGAAGCTCAGCAAATGGGGATTGAGACTTGGCTTGGTTATGGCATGACGGAAGCGGCCTCAACGGTGACTGCAAAGCCTGTTGATGCGAGCAGCACTGCCGGTTTTTTGCTGAATCATCGTCAATTGAAAATTGAAAACCAACGTATCTATATTGGAGGCAATACCCTCGCTTCTGGTTACTACTATCAAGGTACTTTAACCCCATTAATGGATGAGAATGGCTGGTTTGATAGTAAAGATCTTGGGCAATGGGATGGTGAGCAAGTGTCGATTATTGGTAGAGCTGACAATCAGTTTATTTCTGGCGGTGAGAATATTCACTGTGAAGAAATTGAGCGAGCACTCAGTCAACTTCCTGAGGTTAAGCAAGCCTTTATCATACCCGTTGAAGACAGTGAATTTGGTTTTAGACCCGTTGCAATTATTGACTGTGATGAAATGCCAAGCAAAGTGTGGTTTGCCGAACAGCTACAAGGAAGTCTGGAGCGCTTTAAGTTCCCTATCGACTACTACCGCATGCCAGAGCAAGAACAACTGGGCATCAAGGTATCGAGAGCGGGATTAGCGCAGTGGCTGTTGCAACACAAAAAATCAAAATGA
- a CDS encoding YeiH family protein, translated as MKMNKSIPFYLAALFCLTPWVSSPTALVVGFLLASLGLVPENVEVGKITKKLLAYSIVGLGFGIQFEKALAVTGDGIGLIITTIIGTLVIGWFLAKRMGLDRTTGYLISSGTAICGGSAIAAVAPAIKAEDEQIGLALATVFVLNSVALFLFPMIGHALELSQQTFGTWAAIAIHDTSSVVGAASAYGEEALTTATTLKLARALWIIPIALVSAMIFKSDQKKITVPYFIFFYCAAIAVSDLLPQFEVVYQGIFDVSKRALVVCLFLIGCGISVEKLKAAGPKPLMFGITMWVMISTGSLAWLTLA; from the coding sequence ATGAAAATGAATAAATCCATTCCATTTTATCTCGCTGCTCTATTTTGTTTAACTCCATGGGTAAGTTCACCTACCGCGCTGGTTGTCGGTTTTCTGCTTGCAAGCTTAGGCTTAGTGCCTGAAAACGTAGAGGTTGGCAAAATCACTAAAAAGCTACTGGCCTACTCCATTGTCGGCTTGGGCTTTGGCATTCAGTTTGAGAAGGCGCTAGCGGTGACTGGTGACGGTATTGGTTTGATCATTACCACTATCATCGGCACATTGGTTATTGGCTGGTTCTTAGCAAAACGTATGGGGCTGGACCGTACTACTGGTTACCTAATTTCTTCTGGTACTGCCATTTGTGGTGGTAGTGCGATTGCTGCGGTCGCTCCAGCAATCAAAGCAGAAGACGAACAGATTGGTTTAGCATTGGCTACCGTCTTTGTATTGAACTCTGTAGCACTATTCCTATTCCCGATGATTGGTCATGCACTTGAATTGAGCCAACAAACGTTCGGTACCTGGGCTGCCATCGCGATTCACGATACTTCTTCAGTTGTTGGTGCTGCCTCTGCATATGGTGAAGAAGCACTGACAACCGCGACCACACTTAAGCTCGCTCGTGCACTATGGATCATCCCAATCGCGTTGGTCAGCGCAATGATCTTCAAGAGTGATCAAAAGAAGATTACCGTGCCTTACTTCATTTTCTTCTACTGCGCGGCTATCGCAGTCAGCGACTTATTGCCACAGTTTGAAGTGGTATACCAAGGCATCTTTGACGTGTCTAAGCGTGCATTGGTTGTGTGCCTATTCTTAATTGGCTGCGGTATCTCTGTAGAGAAACTGAAAGCGGCGGGACCAAAACCGTTGATGTTTGGTATTACGATGTGGGTGATGATCTCTACAGGTTCATTAGCGTGGTTGACCCTCGCATAA
- a CDS encoding MFS transporter, giving the protein MNNSSQSSLLTQKRFLPYFITQFLGAFNDNIFKNVLLLFVAFASVDTLPISSNLFINLAAGLFILPFFLFSALAGVLADKYEKSWFIRKVKLLEVLIMSLGAIGFIYESYGILLLLLFLMGTQSAFFGPVKYALLPQQLETKELVSGNALVETGTFLAILIGTLGAGIIASEESAKLVAAICIVSFAVLGYVSSCFIPEAPSNAPDLKVKWQPIKLTKATLAIAKKDRPTFQALMSISWFWFLGATYLTQFPNFTKLHLNGTESSVAFLLALFSIGIAIGSLACDKLSNHRIEIGIVPMGSLGISIFGLLMATSIPDSLPEFGSFQQFVIYSELWPLFAYLLLLGISGGIFIVPLYSLMQLRAKPDERAQVIAGLNIYNSLFMVGSAVMGIVCLSVLELSIPQLFMLLALLNTFVMLYLFYQVPIYAFRFFTWVVTHTMYRVKHKNLHNLPENGGALIVCNHVSYMDALLLSAVCPRLIRFVMEEDYAKLPPLRRFLKRAGVIPISSTNRRSIRNAFNEVEQALHEAHIVCIFPEGKLTSDGEVAEFMRGMELIIRRSPVPVIPMALKGLWGSYFSRYKGRACKGLPTRFWTKLEIEAGEPISPADASCETLRQAVADLRGSHR; this is encoded by the coding sequence ATGAACAACAGCAGCCAATCTTCGCTGTTAACGCAAAAAAGGTTCCTACCCTATTTTATTACCCAGTTTCTGGGAGCCTTTAACGACAACATCTTCAAAAATGTTCTGTTGCTGTTTGTTGCTTTCGCAAGCGTAGACACACTACCTATCTCCAGCAACCTATTCATAAACTTGGCGGCTGGCTTATTTATTCTGCCCTTCTTCCTGTTCTCTGCTTTGGCTGGCGTACTGGCTGACAAATACGAAAAATCTTGGTTTATCCGTAAAGTGAAGCTGCTTGAAGTGCTGATCATGTCGCTGGGGGCGATTGGCTTTATCTACGAAAGCTACGGGATATTACTTCTACTTCTGTTTCTAATGGGAACGCAGAGTGCCTTCTTTGGACCAGTAAAATACGCCTTACTCCCTCAGCAACTAGAAACAAAAGAACTCGTTTCAGGTAACGCATTAGTTGAGACAGGTACATTTCTAGCCATTCTAATTGGTACTTTGGGTGCTGGTATTATTGCATCGGAAGAGAGCGCGAAGCTGGTTGCAGCAATTTGTATTGTGTCATTTGCTGTACTTGGCTATGTATCAAGCTGCTTTATTCCCGAAGCACCAAGCAATGCGCCAGATCTTAAAGTGAAATGGCAACCAATCAAGCTAACCAAAGCAACACTCGCGATTGCAAAAAAAGACCGACCAACGTTCCAGGCTTTAATGTCTATCAGTTGGTTTTGGTTCCTTGGCGCGACCTACTTAACCCAGTTCCCGAACTTCACTAAACTGCATTTGAATGGCACTGAGAGTTCGGTTGCCTTTTTGCTGGCTCTATTCTCTATCGGCATTGCCATTGGCTCTCTAGCCTGTGACAAGCTTTCCAATCACCGAATTGAGATTGGCATCGTGCCAATGGGCAGTTTAGGAATTTCAATTTTTGGCTTGCTGATGGCAACATCCATCCCTGATTCTTTGCCCGAGTTTGGCTCTTTCCAGCAATTTGTGATTTATTCAGAGCTATGGCCGCTGTTTGCTTATCTACTGCTGCTTGGCATCTCTGGTGGTATCTTTATTGTTCCACTTTATTCACTGATGCAGCTACGCGCAAAACCAGACGAGCGTGCTCAAGTGATTGCAGGGCTAAATATCTACAACTCCCTGTTCATGGTGGGCAGCGCTGTGATGGGCATCGTATGCTTAAGCGTGCTAGAGCTATCCATCCCACAGCTATTTATGCTGCTGGCGCTGTTGAACACCTTCGTGATGCTTTACCTGTTCTATCAGGTACCCATTTACGCTTTCCGCTTCTTCACTTGGGTCGTCACTCACACCATGTACCGTGTTAAGCACAAGAATCTGCACAACCTGCCTGAGAATGGTGGAGCGTTGATTGTTTGTAACCACGTCAGCTATATGGATGCACTGCTGCTCAGCGCGGTATGCCCTCGCCTGATTCGTTTTGTCATGGAAGAAGACTATGCCAAGCTTCCACCATTAAGACGCTTCTTGAAAAGAGCTGGAGTGATTCCTATCTCCTCCACCAACCGCCGCTCGATTCGCAACGCTTTCAACGAGGTTGAACAAGCACTACATGAAGCTCATATCGTGTGTATCTTCCCGGAAGGTAAACTCACCTCAGATGGCGAGGTTGCGGAATTCATGCGTGGTATGGAGCTGATTATCCGACGCTCTCCCGTACCAGTCATTCCAATGGCTCTCAAAGGATTATGGGGCAGCTACTTCAGTCGCTACAAAGGTCGAGCATGCAAAGGATTACCAACTCGTTTCTGGACAAAGCTAGAGATCGAAGCGGGTGAGCCAATTTCGCCGGCCGATGCATCTTGTGAAACACTACGTCAGGCCGTTGCCGATCTGCGTGGCTCTCACAGGTAA
- a CDS encoding TetR/AcrR family transcriptional regulator has translation MARRNDHTREQLIQLTLNTVTDFLEQHSYHELSLRKIANMIGYVPSTLVNVFGNYNLLLLHVVAKTLDELAAESATAVEQSSNAQQALFNLAYCYHDFAQKHPHRWQLIFEHNMNGENLPEWQSNRIDKMTGMLEQLLIAIAPEHTESEVVKASRVLWSGVHGITLLSVDDKFFASEPIDGKELINNLVSNYLTNW, from the coding sequence ATGGCACGCAGAAACGACCACACTCGAGAACAATTGATCCAGCTGACTTTAAATACAGTGACAGACTTTTTAGAGCAGCACTCGTATCACGAGTTGAGCCTACGAAAAATCGCGAACATGATTGGTTATGTACCAAGTACCCTGGTAAATGTATTCGGTAACTACAACCTTTTGCTTCTTCATGTCGTAGCCAAAACACTAGATGAACTCGCGGCTGAATCTGCAACTGCCGTTGAACAATCAAGCAATGCGCAACAAGCATTATTTAATCTTGCATACTGCTACCACGATTTTGCGCAAAAGCACCCACACCGTTGGCAGCTTATCTTTGAGCACAACATGAACGGTGAAAACCTACCTGAATGGCAATCCAACCGTATCGATAAGATGACTGGCATGCTAGAGCAATTGTTAATCGCAATTGCACCTGAGCACACCGAAAGCGAAGTCGTTAAAGCGAGCCGTGTATTATGGTCTGGCGTGCACGGAATTACACTGCTGAGTGTTGACGATAAGTTTTTCGCATCTGAGCCTATCGATGGTAAAGAGTTGATTAATAACCTAGTCTCAAACTACTTAACCAACTGGTAA
- a CDS encoding Tim44 domain-containing protein, which yields MKRFFSLVAILMVSVAVTPIAEAKKFGGGKSFGKSFKTAPAPKQQQQNTNSIRQDQAGKNTAANSSKKGLMGGLLGGLLAGGLLAAFFGGAFEGIQFMDILIMGLIAFLAFKFLRGMLGAKQGSMNQQNARGQQPAFGGMGQNKFEQPTQQPNVHNFEQAQPQSQGTAGGFGFGAQSDVPHNYPPGFDQAAFINGSREHYRTLQGAWNHNELSTIEEYVSPSLFEDLKAERSKLDGDQHTDVMYVDAEIVRADHDGSKAQLSLQFSGRYRDSTEGIEEDITDIWHLERDLTTDNAPWLIVGIQG from the coding sequence ATGAAACGATTTTTCTCACTAGTCGCGATTCTGATGGTATCAGTCGCGGTGACACCAATCGCGGAAGCGAAAAAGTTTGGTGGTGGTAAGTCTTTTGGTAAGAGTTTCAAAACGGCTCCTGCACCCAAACAGCAACAACAGAACACGAATTCAATCCGACAAGATCAAGCCGGTAAGAACACAGCGGCTAACTCTAGCAAGAAAGGCCTAATGGGCGGTCTGCTAGGCGGTTTACTTGCAGGTGGTCTACTAGCAGCATTCTTCGGTGGCGCATTTGAAGGTATCCAGTTCATGGATATTCTGATTATGGGTTTGATTGCTTTCCTAGCGTTTAAGTTCCTACGTGGCATGCTTGGTGCGAAGCAGGGTTCTATGAATCAGCAGAATGCACGTGGCCAACAGCCAGCATTCGGCGGTATGGGACAAAATAAGTTTGAACAACCAACGCAACAGCCAAATGTTCATAACTTCGAGCAAGCACAACCTCAATCACAAGGCACTGCTGGTGGCTTTGGTTTTGGTGCGCAAAGCGATGTTCCACATAACTACCCACCGGGTTTTGATCAAGCGGCATTCATCAACGGCTCTCGTGAGCACTACCGTACACTGCAAGGTGCATGGAACCACAACGAGCTAAGCACGATTGAAGAGTACGTGTCTCCAAGCCTTTTCGAAGACCTAAAAGCTGAGCGTAGCAAGCTAGACGGCGATCAGCACACAGACGTAATGTACGTTGATGCTGAAATCGTTCGTGCAGACCATGACGGCAGCAAAGCACAGCTAAGCCTACAGTTTAGCGGTCGCTACCGTGATTCTACGGAAGGTATCGAAGAAGACATCACTGATATCTGGCACTTAGAGCGTGATCTAACAACCGACAACGCACCTTGGTTGATTGTTGGTATTCAAGGTTAA
- a CDS encoding efflux RND transporter periplasmic adaptor subunit, producing MKNKSVITLLSLSILMASPAVLAKRMGPSTVTVVTEQVDIHQVSQSLSLVGKLEAEQSVMITSEVAGRVDSINIKANQDVTKGQMLVQLDDDKAKAAVAEAQAYLKDEKRKLAEFQRLVKRNAITQTEIDAQKTNVEIANARLAAANANLKDLHISAPFSGTVGFIDFSRGKMVTAGTELVTLDDLSVMQLDLQIPERYLSMLSKGMKVTARTSAWGDTEFTGSVVGIDSRINAETLNLRVRINFDNNNDYLKPGMLVSAAMDFPPVEAPIIPVQALEYSGTKRFVYVVGEDNKATRTEVFLGARIDNEVVIEKGIEIGQKIVVQGIVNMRDGVQVHELAINRPADSATEKTAQEGAN from the coding sequence ATGAAAAATAAATCTGTTATAACCCTGCTGAGCTTGTCTATTCTTATGGCGTCTCCAGCCGTACTTGCAAAGCGCATGGGCCCGAGCACTGTCACTGTTGTTACTGAGCAGGTGGATATTCACCAAGTTAGCCAATCCCTTTCTCTAGTTGGAAAGCTAGAAGCTGAGCAATCGGTGATGATCACTTCTGAGGTGGCTGGGCGCGTTGACTCTATCAACATTAAAGCGAATCAAGATGTGACTAAAGGCCAGATGTTGGTTCAGTTAGATGACGATAAGGCAAAAGCTGCAGTTGCAGAAGCGCAAGCGTATCTAAAAGACGAGAAACGTAAACTAGCGGAATTTCAACGCTTGGTGAAACGTAACGCGATAACGCAAACCGAAATTGACGCGCAGAAAACCAATGTAGAGATCGCCAATGCTCGTTTGGCGGCAGCAAATGCCAACCTAAAAGATCTTCACATTAGCGCACCATTCTCAGGCACAGTCGGCTTTATCGATTTTAGCCGCGGCAAAATGGTGACAGCGGGTACTGAACTGGTAACTCTAGATGACCTTTCAGTCATGCAGTTAGACCTTCAGATCCCTGAACGTTACCTTTCTATGCTATCAAAAGGCATGAAAGTGACGGCTCGAACCAGTGCATGGGGAGATACCGAATTTACAGGTTCAGTGGTTGGCATTGATTCTCGTATCAACGCAGAGACATTAAACCTTCGAGTTCGAATCAATTTCGATAACAACAATGATTACCTAAAGCCGGGCATGTTGGTGTCGGCAGCGATGGACTTCCCACCAGTTGAAGCACCAATCATTCCAGTTCAAGCCCTTGAGTACTCAGGTACTAAACGTTTTGTTTATGTGGTTGGTGAAGATAACAAGGCAACGCGAACGGAAGTCTTCCTTGGTGCTCGTATCGACAACGAAGTTGTGATTGAAAAGGGTATCGAAATTGGCCAGAAAATTGTCGTTCAGGGCATCGTGAACATGCGTGATGGTGTTCAAGTTCACGAACTTGCTATAAACCGACCGGCTGACTCAGCAACCGAGAAAACAGCACAAGAAGGCGCTAACTAA
- the vexH gene encoding vibriobactin export RND transporter permease subunit VexH — MLLSDVSVKRPVAAVVLSLLLVVFGIVSFSKLAVREMPDIESPVVSISTRYEGASATIIESQITSNLEDQLSGISGIDEIESTTRNGMSRITITFELGYDLNTGVSDVRDAVARAQRSLPDEADDPIVYKNNGSGEASVYINLSSTEMDRTQLTDYTERVLIDRFSLISGVSSVDISGGLYKVMYVKLKPAEMAGRGVTTSDITSALNNENIESPGGEVRNDAIVMSVRTARSYTEAEDFEYLVVKRASDNTPIYLKDVADVYIGAENENSTFKSDGVVNVSMGIVPQSDANPLEVADLVHKEVEAIQKFLPDGTRLAVDYDSTVFIDRSISEVYSTLFITGGLVILVLYIFIGQARATLIPAVTVPVSLISSFIAAYYFGFSINLITLMALILSIGLVVDDAIVVVENIFHHIERGESPLLAAYKGTREVGFAVIATTLVLVMVFLPISFMDGMVGLLFTEFSVLLAMSVIFSSLVALTLTPVLGSKILKANVKPNRFNLFVERVFGKLESGYRSVLRRALNWRWAAPIIIIACLGGSYGLMQQVPAQLTPQEDRGVIFAFVRGADATSYNRMSANMDIVEERLMPLLGQGFLKSFSIQSPAFGGNAGDQTGFVIMILEDWDERDVTAQEALNEVRKSLAGIPDVRVFPFMPGFRGGSSEPVQFVLGGSDYSELQKWAEILKQAAEDSPMMEGADIDYSEKTPELLITVDKQRAAELGVSVSDISDTLEIMLGGRSETTFVERGEEYDVYLRGDENSFNNANDLSQIYMRTQSGELVTLDTLTHIEEVASSIRLSHYNKQKSITIKANLMEGYTLGEALDFLDEQAIEQLPGDISVSYSGESKDFKENQSSILVVFALAMLVAYLVLAAQFESFINPLVVMFTVPMGIFGGFLGLVVMSQGLNVYSQIGMIMLIGMVTKNGILIVEFANQLRDRGIEFEKAIIDASARRLRPIMMTAFTTLAGAIPLITSTGAGYESRVAVGTVIFFGMGFATLVTLFVIPAMYRLISGTTRSPGHVEAVLNKELSHDNIGRTSHG, encoded by the coding sequence ATGTTGTTATCTGACGTTTCAGTAAAGAGACCAGTAGCGGCTGTCGTATTGAGTTTGCTATTGGTTGTGTTTGGTATTGTCTCTTTTAGTAAGCTTGCCGTTCGTGAGATGCCTGATATCGAAAGCCCTGTGGTATCGATCAGCACACGCTACGAAGGCGCATCAGCGACCATCATAGAGAGCCAAATAACCTCCAATCTTGAAGACCAATTATCCGGTATCAGTGGTATTGATGAGATCGAGTCCACCACTCGTAACGGTATGTCGCGTATTACGATTACCTTTGAATTGGGTTATGACCTAAATACTGGTGTTAGTGATGTTCGTGACGCCGTGGCTCGTGCACAGCGATCTTTGCCTGACGAAGCTGACGACCCGATTGTTTACAAGAACAACGGTAGCGGTGAGGCTTCGGTATACATCAACCTAAGCTCTACTGAGATGGACCGAACGCAGTTAACCGATTACACAGAGCGTGTGTTGATTGACCGCTTTAGTTTGATCTCCGGCGTAAGTTCGGTGGATATCTCGGGTGGCTTGTACAAAGTAATGTACGTGAAGCTAAAGCCTGCGGAAATGGCAGGGCGTGGGGTTACTACATCTGATATTACGTCTGCATTGAACAATGAGAATATCGAGAGCCCAGGCGGTGAAGTTCGTAATGACGCGATCGTGATGTCCGTTCGTACCGCTCGTTCATACACAGAAGCGGAAGATTTTGAATACCTAGTGGTCAAGCGCGCTTCTGACAACACGCCGATTTATCTTAAAGATGTCGCTGATGTTTACATTGGTGCAGAGAACGAAAACTCGACCTTTAAGAGTGATGGCGTTGTTAACGTCAGTATGGGTATCGTGCCTCAGTCAGATGCCAACCCACTTGAGGTTGCTGACTTAGTACACAAAGAAGTGGAAGCGATTCAGAAGTTCTTGCCAGATGGTACGCGTTTGGCTGTCGATTATGACTCGACCGTGTTCATCGATCGTTCTATTTCAGAGGTTTATAGCACACTCTTTATCACGGGTGGCTTGGTTATCCTGGTGCTGTACATCTTTATCGGTCAAGCTCGTGCCACGCTTATCCCTGCGGTAACGGTACCTGTATCTTTGATCTCGTCGTTTATTGCGGCTTACTACTTCGGTTTCTCTATCAACCTGATTACTTTGATGGCACTGATTCTGTCGATTGGCTTGGTAGTTGATGATGCAATCGTGGTGGTTGAGAATATTTTCCACCATATCGAACGTGGTGAGTCACCACTGCTTGCGGCTTATAAAGGAACACGAGAGGTTGGCTTCGCGGTAATTGCAACGACGCTTGTATTGGTGATGGTATTCTTACCAATCTCGTTCATGGACGGCATGGTTGGTCTTCTGTTTACCGAGTTCTCTGTATTGCTTGCTATGTCGGTGATCTTCTCGTCGCTAGTCGCATTGACACTAACGCCAGTGCTAGGCAGTAAGATCCTAAAAGCGAACGTGAAACCAAACCGCTTTAACCTGTTTGTAGAACGTGTATTTGGCAAATTAGAGTCTGGATACCGCTCGGTATTACGCCGCGCGTTAAATTGGCGTTGGGCTGCTCCTATCATCATTATCGCATGTTTAGGTGGTAGCTATGGTTTGATGCAACAAGTGCCTGCGCAGCTGACTCCGCAAGAAGACCGTGGTGTTATTTTTGCGTTTGTTCGTGGTGCTGATGCAACCAGTTACAACCGAATGTCTGCCAACATGGACATTGTTGAAGAACGTCTAATGCCATTGCTTGGTCAAGGCTTCTTGAAGTCATTCAGTATTCAATCACCAGCATTCGGTGGTAATGCCGGTGACCAAACGGGCTTCGTTATCATGATCCTCGAAGATTGGGACGAGCGTGATGTAACCGCGCAAGAAGCGCTGAATGAAGTTCGTAAGTCACTAGCCGGTATCCCTGATGTACGTGTGTTCCCGTTTATGCCAGGTTTCCGAGGTGGGTCGAGTGAGCCAGTACAATTCGTACTTGGTGGCTCAGATTACTCTGAATTGCAAAAGTGGGCGGAAATCTTAAAGCAAGCCGCTGAAGATTCGCCGATGATGGAAGGCGCAGATATTGATTACTCTGAGAAAACGCCTGAGCTACTGATTACTGTAGACAAGCAGCGTGCAGCAGAGCTGGGTGTGAGTGTTTCTGACATCTCCGACACCCTAGAAATCATGCTAGGCGGTCGTAGTGAGACAACCTTTGTGGAACGTGGTGAAGAGTACGATGTTTATCTGCGAGGTGATGAAAACAGCTTCAACAATGCCAATGACTTGAGCCAAATCTATATGCGAACTCAGTCTGGTGAGTTGGTGACGTTAGATACTTTGACTCACATTGAAGAAGTCGCATCGTCGATTCGTTTGTCGCACTACAACAAGCAGAAGTCGATAACGATTAAAGCTAACCTGATGGAAGGTTACACGTTAGGTGAAGCTCTGGATTTCCTTGATGAACAAGCGATTGAACAACTACCGGGTGATATTTCGGTAAGCTATTCGGGCGAGTCTAAAGACTTCAAAGAGAACCAATCGAGCATCTTAGTGGTGTTTGCATTAGCGATGTTGGTGGCGTACTTGGTACTGGCGGCGCAGTTCGAGAGCTTCATTAACCCGCTAGTGGTAATGTTCACTGTACCTATGGGTATCTTTGGTGGCTTCTTAGGATTGGTAGTGATGAGTCAGGGGCTCAACGTTTACAGCCAGATTGGTATGATCATGTTGATCGGTATGGTAACCAAAAACGGTATCTTGATCGTTGAGTTTGCTAACCAACTGCGTGACCGTGGTATTGAGTTTGAAAAAGCTATCATTGATGCTTCTGCTCGACGCTTACGACCAATCATGATGACGGCATTTACCACGCTAGCAGGTGCTATCCCATTGATTACCTCAACAGGTGCGGGTTATGAAAGCCGTGTGGCAGTAGGTACGGTTATCTTCTTCGGTATGGGGTTTGCGACCTTGGTGACTCTGTTTGTAATCCCTGCGATGTATCGATTGATTTCTGGTACAACTCGTTCACCTGGTCACGTCGAAGCGGTGCTAAACAAAGAGCTAAGCCATGACAATATAGGTAGAACTAGCCACGGTTAA
- a CDS encoding thioredoxin domain-containing protein: MKRLKNVFILLVSLIISATAFASPSEGKQYTLLEKPYSTEYQVDKFFSLTCMPCWQMTELLKDKEGSGELKLHRTHVIFNDSTLQAAGIYYTVLAQKPDMSHALLSELFSLVQTKKPLQETDIDAFFKEHNLVKQEDMTQAQQQQWAKFVEDAVSKTEQASISSIPSFIINGRYMVKLRGHRSMEELLETIQYLSEQ; encoded by the coding sequence ATGAAACGATTAAAAAACGTATTTATCCTATTAGTTTCTCTTATTATAAGCGCTACAGCTTTTGCATCTCCATCAGAGGGAAAACAATACACGCTTTTGGAAAAGCCTTATTCAACCGAGTATCAAGTAGACAAATTCTTTTCATTGACCTGCATGCCTTGTTGGCAGATGACAGAGTTACTCAAAGATAAAGAAGGCTCTGGTGAACTGAAATTGCATCGTACTCACGTGATTTTTAACGACTCGACCTTACAAGCTGCAGGTATTTACTACACCGTGTTGGCTCAAAAGCCGGATATGTCTCATGCACTTTTGAGTGAATTATTCTCGCTGGTTCAAACTAAAAAACCGCTGCAAGAAACGGATATCGACGCTTTTTTCAAAGAACACAACCTTGTGAAACAAGAAGACATGACTCAAGCCCAACAACAGCAATGGGCTAAATTTGTGGAAGACGCTGTATCTAAGACCGAACAAGCGTCGATTAGCAGCATTCCGAGCTTTATTATTAATGGGCGCTATATGGTGAAACTAAGAGGCCACCGCTCTATGGAAGAACTGCTCGAAACCATTCAATACCTGAGCGAGCAATAG